From a region of the Lactuca sativa cultivar Salinas chromosome 4, Lsat_Salinas_v11, whole genome shotgun sequence genome:
- the LOC111886210 gene encoding uncharacterized protein LOC111886210, protein MTLLKLDERFWCTYFPTTLDGNAGTWFKTLRSGTINNFGQLTYFFLTNFMQLQKYKDDSHSIIGCKQKEGETVRKYFMRFTNATLDIPRHDEGLIVGAFTWGILSGPLSQKLMGKKPQTRAELKEKVEGYLRQEEGVAMKQAYLTIMASLAKHYSRTRIETLGGTRHFGRGKRLQGRFRSFARDDRWNRQPDMYVVADKSQTTKVTKGRYCEYHKSKTHEIVNCSVLKKEMEEKQLKGYLIEIAWSLRPKFNTENTKDTTREHAHPKEILMVHVKRGRHEEQSDMTSITTITQGLTFSARDPRPKGWKSDNPLIIQASIKNVTIHRLYIDTCSLADIIYEQCFRLLPDKWKENHKPTTGRLVGFMGHSIWPLGTIHLPLMLTIHDKQRRKTALIDFLVT, encoded by the coding sequence ATGACGTTGCTCAAGCTGGATGAGCGATTTTGGTGTACGTACTTCCCGACAACCCTTGATGGCAACGCAGGCACGTGGTTCAAAACGCTCCGCTCAGGCACCATAAACAACTTCGGCCAACTAACGTACTTTTTCCTCACGAACTTTATGCAACTACAAAAGTACAAGGACGACTCTCACTCAATCATTGGCTGCAAGCAGAAAGAAGGGGAAACGGTGAGAAAATATTTCATGAGGTTCACGAATGCCACGCTAGATATCCCTAGGCATGACGAGGGTCTGATAGTTGGGGCCTTCACGTGGGGAATCTTGTCAGGACCCCTATCCCAAAAACTCATGGGCAAGAAACCGCAAACACGAGCCGAGTTAAAAGAGAAAGTAGAGGGGTACTTGAGGCAAGAGGAAGGAGTGGCGATGAAGCAGGCATACTTAACCATCATGGCGTCTCTCGCGAAACACTATAGTCGAACCCGCATAGAAACGTTGGGTGGAACTAGGCATTTCGGGCGAGGAAAGCGCTTACAAGGACGCTTCAGGTCATTCGCTAGAGATGACAGGTGGAACCGCCAACCAGACATGTATGTAGTGGCAGATAAGTCACAGACGACAAAAGTGACAAAAGGACGGTACTGTGAGTACCACAAGAGCAAAACACACGAAATCGTCAACTGCTCGGTCCTAAAGAAGGAAATGGAGGAAAAACAGTTAAAGGGATACCTCATCGAAATAGCATGGAGCCTCCGACCCAAATTCAACACCGAAAATACCAAGGACACAACAAGAGAACACGCCCATCCCAAGGAAATACTCATGGTGCATGTCAAAAGGGGACGACATGAAGAGCAAAGCGATATGACAAGCATCACGACAATAACACAAGGACTCACTTTCTCAGCAAGAGACCCCAGGCCTAAAGGTTGGAAGAGCGATAACCCACTTATAATTCAAGCATCCATAAAGAACGTAACTATTCACAGGCTATATATCGACACATGCAGTTTAGCAGACATAATTTACGAACAGTGCTTTCGCCTCCTCCCTGATAAATGGAAGGAAAACCACAAACCCACCACAGGAAGGCTAGTGGGTTTCATGGGACATAGCATATGGCCCCTAGGCACAATCCACCTACCTCTCATGCTGACCATCCACGACAAACAACGAAGGAAGACAGCTCTAATCGATTTTTTGGTGACATGA